The Parafrankia irregularis genome window below encodes:
- a CDS encoding 2-oxoacid:ferredoxin oxidoreductase subunit beta: MTSPDAVGKQLTAKDFSAGEARWCPGCGDHAILNNMRNLMPTLGIPRENFVVISGIGCSSRLPYYLDTYGMHSIHGRAPSIATGVSINRPDLSVWVVTGDGDALSIGGNHLIHALRRNVNLKILLFNNQIYGLTKGQFSPATKPGTITPSSPFGSLDHSFNPLALALGAEASFVARTVDTDRKHMMEILAAAAAHDGSALVEIRQNCPTFNHGERAVTADTSVPTPADGPIRLEAGSPILFGADSQWAVLRDAETGDLKLGRSTEKGVVVHNPRSTSPTYAYALARIADTEPELAPIGVYRAVERASFDKQYQDRLADARAGGRGDLQDLLTGNDSWTVPARS, encoded by the coding sequence GTGACCAGCCCCGACGCGGTAGGCAAGCAGCTCACCGCCAAGGACTTCTCCGCGGGCGAGGCCCGCTGGTGCCCTGGCTGCGGTGACCACGCCATCCTCAACAACATGCGCAACCTGATGCCGACCCTCGGCATCCCGCGCGAGAACTTCGTGGTGATCTCCGGCATCGGATGCTCCTCCCGGCTGCCGTACTACCTCGACACCTACGGCATGCACTCCATCCACGGCCGGGCGCCGTCGATCGCGACCGGCGTCTCGATCAACCGGCCCGACCTGTCGGTGTGGGTCGTCACCGGTGACGGTGACGCGCTGTCGATCGGTGGCAACCACCTGATCCACGCGCTGCGCCGCAACGTCAACCTCAAGATCCTGCTGTTCAACAACCAGATCTACGGTCTGACCAAGGGCCAGTTCTCGCCGGCGACCAAGCCCGGCACCATCACCCCGTCCAGCCCGTTCGGCTCGCTCGACCACTCCTTCAACCCGCTGGCGCTGGCGCTCGGCGCGGAGGCGTCCTTCGTCGCCCGCACCGTCGACACCGACCGCAAGCACATGATGGAGATCCTCGCCGCGGCCGCCGCCCACGACGGCTCCGCGCTGGTCGAGATCCGGCAGAACTGCCCGACCTTCAACCACGGGGAGCGGGCCGTCACCGCCGACACGTCGGTGCCGACACCGGCCGACGGCCCGATCCGCCTGGAGGCCGGCTCGCCGATCCTGTTCGGCGCCGACAGCCAGTGGGCGGTGCTGCGCGACGCCGAGACCGGCGACCTCAAGCTCGGCCGCTCGACGGAGAAGGGCGTCGTGGTGCACAACCCGCGCTCGACCAGCCCGACCTACGCCTACGCGCTGGCCCGGATCGCCGACACCGAGCCCGAGCTCGCGCCGATCGGCGTGTACCGCGCGGTGGAGCGGGCGAGCTTCGACAAGCAGTACCAGGACCGGCTCGCCGACGCCCGCGCAGGCGGCCGCGGTGACCTGCAGGACCTGCTCACCGGCAACGACTCCTGGACGGTCCCGGCCCGGTCCTGA
- a CDS encoding 2-oxoacid:acceptor oxidoreductase subunit alpha, which translates to MTTELEQPDPRVRRLKGVVIRFAGDSGDGMQLTGDRFGAQAAEAGNDVATLPDFPAEIRAPAGTVGGVSSYQLHVADHDITTPGDQPDVLVAMNPAALKATLKDLRPGGVLVVDSGAFNVRALEKAGYDSDPLTDGSLSNYIVHAVDLTGLAVGATEGLGLKRKDAARTKNMFALGLVSWMFNQPVESTVAYLEKRFAKKPPEILAGNLASLRAGVDYGDTTEAFAVSYEVKPAPLPPGTYRHMRGNRAIAFGLVAAAHQAGMPLFLGAYPITPATDVLHELSKLISHDVRSYQAEDEIAAIGASIGGAFAGMLAVTVTSGPGMALKSEAIGLAISLELPLVIVNVQRGGPSTGLPTKTEQSDLLQALYGRHGEAPLPVIAAQSPADCFNAAFEAAQIALERRTPVILLSDSYIANGSEPWKVPDVSELPDLGIEFATEPNGIGKDGKPAFHPYKRDPRTLARPLAIPGTPGLEHRIGGLEKADGSGEISHDADNHDLMVRTRQNKVDGIEVPPLEVDDPSGPPGFGSKLLVIGWGSTYGPIGAACRLVRQQGLAIAQAHLRYLNPLPANLASILAAYDTVLVPEMNLGQLGGLLRMHCQIEPVGYTQTRGLPFRAVELAAVFTRLVNDLEDGAAALSTEDIKAIGGTGKVGRSELGSEKNK; encoded by the coding sequence ATGACAACCGAGCTCGAACAGCCCGACCCGCGGGTACGCCGGCTTAAGGGAGTCGTCATCCGGTTCGCCGGTGACTCCGGTGACGGCATGCAGCTCACCGGTGACCGCTTCGGTGCGCAGGCCGCGGAGGCCGGCAACGACGTGGCGACCCTGCCGGACTTCCCGGCCGAGATCCGGGCGCCAGCCGGCACCGTCGGCGGTGTCTCCAGCTACCAGCTGCACGTCGCCGACCACGACATCACCACCCCCGGTGACCAGCCCGACGTCCTCGTCGCCATGAACCCGGCGGCGCTGAAGGCCACCCTCAAGGACCTCCGCCCCGGCGGCGTACTGGTCGTCGACTCCGGCGCGTTCAACGTGCGCGCCCTGGAGAAGGCCGGCTACGACTCCGACCCGCTGACCGACGGCTCGCTGAGCAACTACATCGTGCACGCGGTCGACCTGACCGGGCTCGCCGTCGGCGCGACCGAAGGCCTCGGCCTCAAGCGCAAGGACGCCGCCCGCACGAAGAACATGTTCGCGCTCGGCCTGGTGTCCTGGATGTTCAACCAGCCGGTCGAGAGCACCGTCGCCTACCTGGAGAAGCGCTTCGCGAAGAAGCCGCCGGAGATCCTCGCCGGCAACCTCGCGTCGTTGCGGGCCGGCGTGGACTACGGCGACACCACCGAGGCGTTCGCCGTCTCCTACGAGGTCAAGCCCGCGCCGCTGCCCCCGGGCACCTACCGGCACATGCGCGGCAACCGGGCCATCGCGTTCGGCCTCGTCGCCGCCGCGCACCAGGCCGGCATGCCGCTGTTCCTCGGCGCGTACCCGATCACCCCCGCCACCGACGTCCTGCACGAGCTGAGCAAGCTCATCTCGCACGACGTCCGCTCGTACCAGGCGGAGGACGAGATCGCGGCGATCGGCGCGTCGATCGGTGGCGCGTTCGCCGGCATGCTCGCCGTCACCGTGACCTCCGGGCCGGGCATGGCGCTGAAGTCCGAGGCGATCGGCCTGGCGATCTCGCTGGAGCTGCCGCTGGTCATCGTCAACGTGCAGCGCGGTGGCCCGTCCACCGGTCTGCCGACCAAGACCGAGCAGTCCGACCTGCTGCAGGCCCTCTACGGCCGGCACGGTGAGGCCCCGCTGCCCGTGATCGCCGCGCAGAGCCCGGCCGACTGCTTCAACGCGGCCTTCGAGGCGGCGCAGATCGCCCTGGAGCGGCGGACCCCGGTCATCCTGCTGTCCGACTCCTACATCGCCAACGGCAGCGAGCCGTGGAAGGTGCCGGACGTCAGCGAGCTGCCCGACCTGGGCATCGAGTTCGCCACCGAGCCGAACGGCATCGGCAAGGACGGCAAGCCCGCGTTCCACCCGTACAAGCGTGACCCGCGCACGCTGGCCCGTCCGCTGGCCATCCCCGGCACCCCCGGCCTGGAGCACCGCATCGGTGGTCTGGAGAAGGCCGACGGCAGCGGCGAGATCTCGCACGACGCGGACAACCACGACCTGATGGTCCGCACCCGCCAGAACAAGGTCGACGGCATCGAGGTGCCGCCGCTGGAGGTCGACGACCCTTCCGGCCCGCCCGGGTTCGGCTCCAAGCTGCTCGTCATCGGCTGGGGCTCCACCTACGGCCCGATCGGTGCGGCCTGCCGGCTCGTCCGCCAGCAGGGTCTCGCCATCGCCCAGGCGCACCTGCGCTACCTCAACCCGCTGCCGGCCAACCTCGCCTCCATCCTGGCGGCCTACGACACCGTGCTCGTCCCCGAGATGAACCTCGGTCAGCTCGGCGGCCTGCTGCGCATGCACTGCCAGATCGAGCCGGTCGGCTACACCCAGACCCGTGGCCTGCCCTTCCGCGCGGTCGAGTTGGCCGCGGTGTTCACCCGGCTCGTCAACGACCTCGAGGACGGCGCCGCGGCACTGTCCACCGAGGACATCAAGGCCATCGGCGGCACCGGCAAGGTCGGCCGCAGCGAGCTCGGATCGGAGAAGAACAAGTGA
- the fdxA gene encoding ferredoxin, whose product MPYVVTSPCIDVKDGACLDECPVDAIYEGARKLYINPNECTECGACASACPIGAIMLDLEVPKPERPFVKTDKEFFSKALPGRDEPLGDPGGAKAAGKIGVDTPFVAEFQAAE is encoded by the coding sequence ATGCCCTACGTCGTCACGTCCCCCTGCATCGACGTCAAAGACGGCGCATGCCTCGACGAGTGCCCGGTCGACGCCATCTACGAGGGCGCCCGGAAGCTCTACATCAACCCCAACGAGTGCACCGAGTGCGGTGCCTGCGCCTCGGCCTGCCCGATCGGCGCCATCATGCTCGACCTCGAGGTGCCCAAGCCCGAACGGCCGTTCGTGAAGACCGACAAGGAGTTCTTCTCGAAGGCGCTGCCGGGCCGCGACGAGCCGCTCGGCGACCCGGGCGGTGCCAAGGCCGCCGGCAAGATCGGCGTCGACACCCCCTTCGTCGCCGAGTTCCAGGCCGCGGAGTAA
- a CDS encoding HesA/MoeB/ThiF family protein, whose protein sequence is MDNDMIVTSCEPEQAFAPVVPTVPVVPTAPVVPTAPVAPARPARPARPADVGGAAARAENAPPQQRTARHDLPGLFDRQLGIPGFGPQAQERLSRATVLVAGIGGLGGAAATYLAAAGVGRLVLVHPGVLEEPDLNRQTLMRPEWIGRSRVACAEQTLRAHHPGVEIVGYDRELADLPELGQLVAAADVVVDARHNFPDRYRLNDLCVATGTPAVIAAMNATEGNVLVVEPGTPCLRCVFSEGDPTWEPLGFTVLGAVSGLAGCLAAMESIKIIARFGEPASGRLLQYDLWDMDFRSMRVRSDPTCPSCARARARRQPEEPR, encoded by the coding sequence ATGGACAACGACATGATCGTTACCTCGTGCGAACCTGAGCAGGCGTTCGCCCCAGTGGTTCCGACGGTCCCAGTGGTTCCGACGGCGCCGGTGGTTCCGACGGCGCCGGTGGCCCCGGCTCGTCCGGCTCGTCCGGCTCGTCCGGCCGATGTCGGCGGGGCCGCCGCGCGGGCGGAGAACGCGCCGCCGCAGCAGCGGACCGCCCGCCACGACCTGCCCGGCCTGTTCGACCGCCAGCTCGGCATCCCGGGCTTCGGACCGCAGGCTCAGGAGCGACTGAGCCGGGCGACGGTGCTCGTGGCGGGAATCGGTGGTCTCGGTGGTGCGGCGGCGACGTATCTCGCCGCCGCCGGTGTCGGTCGGCTGGTCCTGGTTCATCCGGGCGTGCTGGAGGAACCCGACCTCAACCGGCAGACCCTCATGCGCCCCGAATGGATCGGTCGCTCCCGGGTGGCCTGCGCGGAGCAGACCCTGCGCGCGCACCACCCGGGAGTCGAGATCGTCGGCTACGACCGTGAGCTGGCCGACCTGCCCGAGCTGGGCCAGCTCGTCGCCGCGGCGGATGTCGTCGTCGACGCCCGGCACAACTTTCCCGACCGGTACCGGCTCAACGACCTGTGCGTGGCGACCGGAACCCCGGCGGTCATCGCCGCGATGAACGCCACCGAGGGCAACGTGCTGGTCGTCGAGCCGGGGACACCCTGCCTGCGCTGCGTGTTCAGCGAGGGCGACCCCACCTGGGAACCGCTCGGGTTCACCGTGCTCGGTGCGGTGTCCGGCCTGGCGGGCTGCCTCGCGGCGATGGAGTCCATCAAGATCATCGCTCGTTTCGGTGAGCCCGCCAGCGGCCGGCTGCTCCAGTACGACCTGTGGGACATGGACTTCCGGTCGATGCGAGTCCGGTCCGACCCGACCTGCCCATCGTGCGCCCGGGCCCGGGCCCGGCGGCAGCCCGAGGAGCCGAGGTGA
- a CDS encoding cysteine desulfurase family protein, giving the protein MIYLDHNATTPVDPRVLDAMLPLLTEQFANPASRHGPGQEVTRIVERARREVATLAGARARDVVFTSGATEAANLAIGGALAALTAAGSGRRRVLVGATEHPAVLGAADAAAAASAGPGAGSGTLAERIAVHPDGTIDVDDLRRRLGPDVALVAVMAANNETGAVNDLRPLVEPVHAAGALLFSDITQALGRIPVSLDRTGVDVAVASAHKLYGPKGVGALIASKDAWARIAPQTHGGGQERGRRPGTLNTAGIAGFGAAARLAAASMTDDGNRQRALVALLTELLVKRLGRGAVELNGPVRARLPNTVNLRFVGAGADEVQACLPHVAVSAGSACSGGGDTPSHVLLAMGRTATEARESLRFSLGRATTPEEIRTVADQVARAVQRVRSLTQSTPIQDEVRDDNRARTARPAGTPA; this is encoded by the coding sequence GTGATCTACCTCGACCACAACGCGACCACGCCGGTGGACCCGCGCGTGCTGGACGCGATGCTGCCGCTGCTCACCGAGCAGTTCGCCAACCCGGCGAGCAGGCACGGGCCGGGCCAGGAGGTGACCCGGATCGTCGAGCGGGCCCGCCGCGAGGTCGCCACGCTCGCCGGCGCGCGGGCCCGTGACGTGGTCTTCACCTCCGGCGCCACCGAGGCGGCCAACCTGGCCATCGGCGGGGCGCTCGCCGCCCTCACCGCCGCCGGTTCCGGCCGTCGCCGGGTGCTCGTCGGGGCGACCGAACACCCCGCGGTGCTCGGCGCCGCCGATGCCGCCGCGGCGGCATCGGCCGGTCCCGGCGCGGGCTCCGGCACCCTCGCCGAACGCATCGCCGTCCACCCGGACGGCACCATCGACGTCGACGACCTGCGCCGCCGGCTCGGGCCCGACGTCGCCCTCGTCGCCGTCATGGCGGCGAACAACGAGACCGGGGCCGTGAACGACCTGCGGCCCCTGGTCGAACCCGTGCACGCGGCCGGTGCGCTGCTGTTCAGTGACATCACCCAGGCTCTGGGCCGGATCCCGGTCAGCCTCGACCGGACCGGCGTCGATGTGGCCGTCGCGTCCGCGCACAAGCTGTACGGCCCCAAGGGCGTCGGTGCGCTGATCGCGTCGAAGGACGCCTGGGCACGCATCGCGCCGCAGACACACGGCGGAGGCCAGGAACGTGGCCGGCGTCCCGGCACCCTCAACACCGCCGGGATCGCCGGCTTCGGCGCGGCCGCCCGCCTCGCGGCCGCGTCGATGACCGACGACGGAAACCGCCAGCGTGCGCTGGTGGCGCTGCTGACCGAGCTGCTCGTCAAACGGCTCGGCCGGGGCGCCGTCGAACTGAACGGCCCGGTGCGGGCCAGGCTGCCGAACACGGTCAACCTGCGTTTCGTCGGCGCGGGCGCCGACGAGGTCCAGGCCTGCCTTCCGCACGTCGCGGTCTCGGCTGGATCGGCCTGCAGCGGCGGTGGGGACACCCCGTCGCACGTCCTGCTGGCCATGGGCCGGACCGCCACCGAGGCCCGGGAGAGCCTGCGCTTCAGCCTGGGCCGCGCCACGACCCCCGAGGAAATCCGCACCGTCGCGGACCAGGTGGCCCGCGCTGTCCAGCGCGTTCGCTCCCTTACCCAGAGCACCCCCATCCAAGACGAGGTTCGCGATGACAACCGAGCTCGAACAGCCCGACCCGCGGGTACGCCGGCTTAA